One Vigna unguiculata cultivar IT97K-499-35 chromosome 7, ASM411807v1, whole genome shotgun sequence genomic region harbors:
- the LOC114189590 gene encoding calmodulin-like protein 11 — translation MANAWTEDQIAIFHEAFDVVDKDSDGFITVEELISIVQSLEGNTTKEEIQEMISKVDMDGKGSVNFEEFLNVIGMRMKENLTEELKDAFKVFDRDNDGYISATELRHVMMKLGERLTEEEVEQMIREADLDGDGRVSYEEFVRFMSLN, via the exons ATGGCAAATGCATGGACAGAAGATCAAATTGCTATATTCCATGAAGCCTTTGATGTTGTTGACAAGGATTCTGATG GTTTCATTACTGTGGAAGAACTGATATCCATTGTTCAGTCATTAGAAGGAAAcacaacaaaagaagaaattcaagAAATGATTAGTAAAGTCGATATGGATGGAAAAGGAAGTGTAAATTTTGAAGAGTTCTTGAACGTTATAGGAATGAGAATGAAG GAAAATCTGACCGAGGAGCTAAAAGACGCGTTCAAAGTGTTTGACAGAGATAATGATGGGTACATATCAGCTACTGAG tTGCGACATGTGATGATGAAATTGGGAGAGAGGCTAACAGAAGAAGAAGTTGAACAAATGATTAGAGAAGCAGATTTGGATGGAGATGGTCGAGTTAGCTATGAAGAATTTGTGAGATTTATGTCACTAAATTGA